The Coffea arabica cultivar ET-39 chromosome 8e, Coffea Arabica ET-39 HiFi, whole genome shotgun sequence genome window below encodes:
- the LOC113707363 gene encoding uncharacterized protein isoform X1: protein MENSWSWQTQCGSLCPSSSSSQDPPLPPHNQILNGSFHLDSSVRAKPTSTIHTLAPAAVNPWTSNSSSCSLDHTELGSSFLSLLSVPPCDIRNEVPIRRSNAGGSAAGNAISHISSGLLAQNRDSQRAEAVVNLGWVVSPMDRVSESCGVNDVFQGNYPSLQKLELPTAGIHRKLYHNENQKNSPSLKVSYVNDATSCNVWKTNAGDTLGVSQKVPSSIDSSVSCLTSNLLTGCPKVFCLGLSGHLLLSNTGLLGVLCSCHGLHMSIAKFSEHSGLSNSNPGDAVHFDSGESVSQWRRSYFHKFGIRTPEDHFGWDWPPGLSVTAGSPEHGWTHPSMFVKPNQGNQGSSVEASVQFMDPWSLTLCPKNSQSDQKVVDEFVNFEKQQSAKDCSSLFPKGPSSSSKNILHFVADEPMMGHSRSGCPTFPNHLDVRGPYNVRPAISSYEDQIYTSGDSVLPPCLPNLKTLGKDIAIGRSVGSLVDTYTGSSNFELRLGQPSQQGQTSVRSFMPASGSHRIASHCRLQESMALDQHVHKSSSGSIKGCRQQNYLPGIISTSSTRTEQNQLENVNHAVGVYSVPNAFKIKHLKGDAFWGSVTSESFGNLKSPFEENNHFKSINDATNDSHMTFAKPHSECSPPKCGEFGFPLLRGRAIGTEFGTNVLGSQKLKQVDKVVHNIDCLHSTAKINTGSCTKSKEGMWSFSGVVGDSDGMNYPVFHDKGPNMFHLADEPITRNTLNYTGQVCYPDHSGKAKSKVLRTISSPMDFGNILSSQAASVGISATNLNSMKNLTPLWNKDNITVCPYLFDENVKMTAFHPMSVFSHQKIGAGTSKTIPVPEGYRNFSGKQQIIVPSSVSDTQKNRFDLTNAPNTSEVARHALLSANLTFTDTETLPSVTDTEKWCNFWGPAISNGRYYHGKDTEAQCQLNSNQQPTRQFFLRLHGDQNSTPSNEVRNCHQELPCGYFPSKFSCSSNLNCSAGRHDLNPSLRNFREPEGNAVDLVEPLLGPKLVENCTHIDKDNAFGANRTIVQNMKKVDCNSSQWRDVPRKVVNDATSRKCFQEGNALKEHEMSNMSSGCSAPAVTQVSIDVNNKDSSTVDGMDTDNFVMDEGSGIERCLSSDDDSERSSEFCGLASKVNLVNRRSSKTSFSKSSHSRIHELGFTDSLKVRKLQNHAKTSFAVQAKGDLQKYDRDFGKGKRRRVKWRRLYPSVPAPSLSTALNGASKSAGDAGLCSGTLKNIQMLPQDDKPCFTCCPCSLGQNLKQKRSAYSSFDTISRKKKLRWIHHIEVEETDSETNLNAKTDCSRASKAVGRKRLRSVGATQMEQDDMHDSACFASEITAKITASDCTKTNKPVNISHSRRRPVVCGKYGIISNGNSSKSAKIVSLRKVLKAARRCHFAESQKVNSISVKESEKARCDADKERNNEARMAVSVQMKSQHLMEGKETEYSVGSKDSYDLSHIMKKRRHDGNRSHAILESNQSTQIRRKSKEVRKRSVYELTIKENDFSCVKSCITKDGRSSQRRKSRFVSKLAENAGNDRMFVGGIHNVNKYAKMEECQTSRVLDVFCCVCGSSNKDKNNCLLECGCCLIKVHQACYGVSKVPKAQWCCRPCKTNCKNIVCVLCGYGGGAMTRALCSRNIVKSLLKAWSIGTESNLENTSFSKSLESPFHRLSSTKSVHESDPFLIIRPAEIGSTSLAKGSTDLSEHVDTVDISSAITPAICNSITAGILDSTVKQWVHMVCGLWTPGTRCPNVDTMSAFDVSGAYRPKQDVVCSICQRSGGSCIQCRVANCHVQFHPWCAHQKGLLQSEVEGIDNQSVGFYGRCMLHAMYQQFNSDSYHTSSANHGERESTCARTEGFKGRKWDGFHHNLPYHSDGSSGCLVPQEQLNAWIHINGQKTCISGPLKLPNSVIEYDCRKEYARFKQSRGWKHLVVYKSGIHGLGLYTSRFIFRGAMVVEYVGEIVGLHVADKRETEYQAGKNVQYKSACYFFRIDKEHIIDATRKGGIARFVNHSCLPNCVAKVISVRNEKKVVFFAERDIYPGEEVTYDYHFNYEDEGKKIPCYCNSKNCRRYLN, encoded by the exons ATGGAGAACTCTTGGTCATGGCAGACCCAATGCGGTTCCCTGTGCCCATCCTCCTCCTCGTCACAGGatcctcctcttcctcctcaCAATCAG ATTCTGAATGGAAGCTTTCATCTTGATTCGTCTGTCCGAGCAAAACCAACTTCAACCATCCACACACTAGCACCAGCTGCTGTGAACCCTTGGACTTCAAATTCAAGTTCTTGCAGTTTGGACCACACGGAACTGGGTAGTTCATTTTTGTCTCTCCTTTCTGTCCCTCCATGCGATATTCGTAATGAAGTGCCAATTCGTAGAAGTAATGCCGGAGGCAGTGCAGCTGGGAATGCAATTTCTCATATATCTTCTGGACTTCTGGCCCAAAATCGGGACAGCCAGAGAGCAGAAGCTGTTGTGAACCTGGGTTGGGTTGTTTCACCAATGGATAGGGTGAGTGAAAGCTGTGGTGTCAATGACGTTTTCCAGGGTAATTATCCAAGTCTTCAAAAGCTGGAACTTCCTACGGCAGGTATACATCGAAAGCTTTACCATAATGAGAACCAAAAGAATTCTCCATCTCTGAAAGTGAGTTATGTAAATGATGCAACCTCTTGCAATGTTTGGAAGACCAATGCTGGTGATACTCTTGGGGTATCACAGAAAGTTCCTTCCAGCATCGATTCTTCTGTTTCCTGCCTGACATCTAATCTGTTAACTGGTTGTCCCAAAGTATTCTGTCTTGGCCTAA GTGGGCACTTACTTCTCAGCAATACTGGACTTCTAGGAGTTCTCTGCTCATGCCATGGTTTGCATATGTCTATAGCTAAATTCTCTGAG CATTCAGGCTTATCTAACAGTAATCCTGGGGATGCTGTTCATTTCGACAGTGGTGAAAGTGTATCTCAGTGGCGTCGGAGCTATTTCCACAAATTTGGG ATTAGGACTCCAGAAGATCATTTTGGATGGGACTGGCCTCCTGGACTTTCAGTCACTGCTGGTTCGCCAGAACATGGTTGGACGCATCCCAGCATGTTTGTGAAGCCTAACCAGGGTAACCAAGGTAGCTCTGTGGAGGCTTCGGTGCAGTTTATGGACCCATGGAGCCTTACTTTATGCCCAAAGAATTCTCAATCTGATCAGAAAGTTGTTGATGAGtttgtcaattttgaaaaacagCAAAGTGCAAAGGACTGTAGTAGTCTTTTTCCCAAAGGGCCCAGTAGCTCCTCAAAGaacattttgcattttgttgcaGATGAACCGATGATGGGGCACTCAAGATCTGGGTGTCCTAcatttccaaatcatcttgatgttagaggcccaTACAATGTTAGGCCAGCCATATCATCTTATGAAGATCAAATCTATACGAGTGGTGATTCTGTTCTACCACCATGTTTGCCGAACTTGAAAACCCTTGGTAAAGATATTGCAATTGGGAGAAGTGTTGGTTCCCTTGTTGATACATATACAGGTTCTTCAAATTTTGAGTTGAGACTAGGGCAACCATCTCAACAGGGTCAGACTTCAGTGAGATCATTTATGCCGGCATCTGGATCTCATCGAATTGCAAGCCATTGCCGGCTCCAAGAATCAATGGCCTTGGATCAGCATGTACATAAAA GCAGTTCCGGGTCAATAAAGGGTTGTAGGCAACAGAATTACTTGCCTGGTATCATTTCAACTTCCAGCACAAGAACAGAGCAGAACCAGTTGGAGAATGTTAATCATGCAGTTGGAGTTTATAGCGTTCCAAATgctttcaaaataaaacatcttaAAGGTGATGCATTTTGGGGTTCAGTAACTTCTGAATCATTTGGAAACTTAAAAAGTCCTTTTGAAGAAAACAATCATTTTAAATCAATTAATGATGCAACTAATGACAGCCACATGACGTTTGCAAAGCCACATTCTGAATGTTCTCCTCCCAAGTGTGGTGAATTTGGTTTTCCATTACTCAGAGGTCGggcaataggcacagaatttggCACTAATGTGCTGGGTAGTCAAAAACTCAAACAAGTCGACAAAGTGGTCCACAATATTGATTGTCTACATAGCACTGCTAAAATAAATACAGGATCATGTACAAAGTCAAAGGAAGGAATGTGGAGTTTCAGTGGAGTGGTTGGTGACAGTGATGGTATGAATTATCCAGTCTTCCATGATAAGGGCCCTAACATGTTTCATCTTGCTGATGAACCTATTACCAGGAACACCTTAAATTATACTGGGCAAGTCTGTTACCCTGACCACAGTGGAAAAGCTAAATCCAAAGTCCTGAGAACCATCAGTTCTCCCATGGATTTTGGCAATATTTTGTCTTCTCAAGCTGCCTCTGTGGGGATTTCTGCCACAAATTTGAATTCTATGAAAAATTTAACTCCATTATGGAACAAAGACAATATTACTGTATGCCCATATCTTTTCGATGAAAATGTGAAGATGACTGCATTCCATCCTATGTCAGTGTTTTCTCATCAGAAGATTGGAGCTGGTACCTCTAAAACCATCCCAGTACCAGAAGGTTATAGGAACTTCAGTGGTAAACAACAAATTATTGTCCCCTCATCGGTATCAGACACACAAAAGAACAGGTTTGACTTGACCAATGCGCCAAATACATCTGAAGTTGCAAGGCATGCACTTCTGTCTGCTAATTTGACCTTTACGGATACTGAAACGTTGCCTTCTGTTACAG ATACAGAGAAATGGTGCAACTTTTGGGGACCAGCAATATCAAATGGACGATATTACCATGGAAAAGATACTGAAGCTCAATGTCAGCTCAATTCTAATCAGCAGCCTACAAGGCAATTCTTCTTAAG ACTTCATGGTGATCAAAATAGCACTCCATCAAATGAAGTGAGAAACTGCCATCAGGAGTTACCTTGTGGATATTTCCCAAGCAAGTTCAGCTGCTCTAGTAACTTAAACTGTAGTGCTGGAAGACATGATTTAAATCCTTCCCTTCGAAATTTTAGAGAACCAGAAGGAAATGCTGTTGATTTGGTGGAACCTCTTTTGGGTCCAAAATTAGTTGAAAATTGCACACATATAGACAAGGACAATGCTTTTGGTGCAAACAGAACTATTGTGCAAAATATGAAGAAAGTTGACTGTAACTCCTCCCAATGGAGAGATGTCCCTAGGAAGGTGGTTAATGATGCCACTTCTAGAAAATGTTTCCAGGAAGGAAATGCACTGAAAGAGCATGAAATGTCTAATATGTCCTCTGGATGTTCTGCTCCTGCTGTAACTCAGGTGTCTATTGACGTCAACAACAAAGACTCATCCACTGTTGATGGTATGGATACAGACAATTTTGTTATGGATGAAGGTTCAGGAATCGAAAGATGTTTGTCCTCTGATGATGACAGTGAACGAAGTTCTGAATTTTGTGGCTTAGCTTCCAAAGTCAACTTGGTCAACAGAAGATCTTCTAAAACAAGTTTTAGTAAATCATCTCATAGTCGCATTCATGAACTTGGGTTCACAGATTCgttaaaagtaagaaaattgcAAAATCACGCTAAGACTAGCTTTGCTGTTCAGGCAAAAGGTGATCTTCAAAAGTATGACAGGGACTTTGGGAAGGGGAAGAGAAGAAGAGTGAAATGGAGAAGGTTATATCCCTCTGTTCCTGCTCCTTCCCTGTCCACTGCCCTGAATGGAGCTTCAAAATCTGCTGGTGATGCTGGACTTTGCTCTGGCACACTCAAGAACATTCAGATGCTTCCTCAAGATGATAAGCCATGTTTCACTTGTTGTCCATGTTCTTTGGGCCAAAATTTGAAGCAGAAAAGATCTGCATACTCTTCTTTTGATACTATttctaggaaaaaaaaattgcgtTGGATTCATCACATTGAAGTGGAGGAAACTGATTCAGAGACAAATTTAAATGCCAAAACTGACTGTTCTAGAGCCTCTAAAGCAGTGGGGAGGAAAAGGTTGAGATCTGTTGGAGCTACCCAAATGGAGCAAGATGACATGCATGATTCTGCTTGTTTTGCTTCTGAAATAACTGCTAAGATTACTGCATCAGATTGCACGAAAACTAATAAGCCAGTGAATATTAGTCATAGTAGGAGAAGGCCTGTCGTATGTGGGAAGTATGGTATTATTTCTAATGGTAATTCCTCAAAATCAGCCAAAATTGTGTCTCTGAGGAAAGTTCTTAAAGCAGCAAGAAGATGTCACTTTGCTGAAAGTCAGAAGGTAAATTCTATTTCAGTCAAGGAATCTGAGAAGGCAAGGTGTGATGCTGATAAAGAGAGAAACAATGAAGCTCGAATGGCAGTTTCTGTTCAGATGAAGTCTCAGCATTTGATGGAAGGAAAAGAGACAGAATACTCTGTAGGCAGTAAAGATTCTTATGACTTATCACATATTATGAAGAAGAGAAGGCATGATGGAAACAGAAGTCATGCTATTCTAGAGAGTAACCAAAGCACACAGATCAGACGAAAGTCTAAAGAAGTTCGTAAACGCAGTGTTTATGAACTAACAATTAAAG AAAATGATTTCAGCTGTGTGAAGTCTTGTATTACAAAGGATGGAAGATCCTCACAGAGAAGAAAGAGCAGATTTGTGTCTAAGCTTGCTGAGAATGCTGGTAATGATAGAATGTTTGTGGGTGGAATACATAATGTTAACAA ATATGCCAAAATGGAAGAATGCCAAACTAGCCGGGTTTTGGATGTTTTCTGCTGTGTTTGTGGAAGTTCGAACAAGGACAAGAATAATTGCTTATTAGAGTGCGGTTGTTGCTTGATTAAG GTACATCAAGCTTGCTATGGTGTTTCTAAGGTGCCCAAAGCTCAGTGGTGTTGTAGGCCATGCAAAACGAATTGTAAAAATATT GTCTGTGTTCTATGTGGATATGGAGGAGGAGCCATGACTCGAGCACTTTGTAGTCGTAATATTGTGAAGAGCCTCTTGAAAGCTTGGAGCATTGGGACAGAATCCAATCTTGAAAACACTAGTTTTTCTAAATCTTTGGAAAGTCCCTTTCATCGTTTGTCTTCGACAAAATCTGTTCATGAGAGTGATCCATTTCTCATCATTAGACCTGCAGAAATTGGCTCTACTTCTCTGGCTAAAGGAAGCACCGATCTGTCTGAGCATGTGGATACTGTTGACATCTCTTCTGCTATTACCCCAGCTATATGCAATAGCATTACAGCTGGAATTCTTGACTCTACTGTCAAGCAGTGGGTTCATATGGTTTGTGGGCTCTGGACACCAGGTACACGTTGTCCAAATGTTGATACGATGAGTGCTTTTGATGTGTCTGGAGCTTATCGGCCTAAGCAAGATGTG GTTTGTTCAATATGTCAACGATCAGGTGGTTCTTGCATACAATGCAGGGTTGCGAATTGTCATGTTCAATTTCATCCGTGGTGTGCCCATCAGAAG GGTCTACTGCAAAGTGAGGTTGAAGGTATTGATAATCAGAGTGttggattttatggaagatgCATGCTTCATGCTATGTATCAGCAGTTTAATTCTGATAGTTATCACACTAGCAGTGCTAATCATGGAGAAAGGGAATCCACCTGTGCTCGAACAGAG GGTTTCAAGGGTCGCAAATGGGACGGATTTCATCATAATCTTCCCTACCATTCTGATGGTAGTAGTGGATGTCTTGTCCCACAAGAGCAGCTAAATGCTTGGATCCACATCAATGGACAGAAAACATGCATAAGTGGGCCTTTAAAGCTTCCCAACTCAGTAATTGAGTATGACTGTCGG AAAGAATATGCTCGCTTCAAACAATCTAGAGGTTGGAAGCATCTAGTGGTGTACAAATCAGGGATACATGGGCTTGGTCTTTACACTTCCCGATTTATTTTTCGTGGTGCCATG gttgttgAGTATGTGGGTGAGATAGTGGGGCTCCACGTGGCTGACAAAAGAGAAACCGAGTATCAAGCTGGAAAGAATGTTCAATACAAGAGCGCTTGCTATTTCTTCAGGATAGACAAGGAGCATATAATTGATGCCACCCGCAAGGGTGGGATAGCTCGATTTGTGAATCATTCTTGCCTG CCAAATTGCGTTGCGAAAGTAATTTCTGTCAGGAATGAAAAGAAG gtGGTCTTCTTTGCTGAAAGAGATATATATCCTGGTGAAGAGGTGACGTATGACTACCATTTTAACTATGAAGACGAAGGTAAAAAGATTCCATGTTACTGTAATTCCAAGAATTGCAGGCGATATCTAAACTGA